The Chloroflexota bacterium genome segment GATGATGGGCCTGCTCCTGATGGGCGCGCTCTTCCTGATGGGCGGCGGCTACGTCCTGGTCCGCAACCGGAACCGGTAGTCTCGACAAGACTCGAAAGCAGAAGAGCCCCGCCACATGGCGGGGCTCTTCCTTTTTGGCTGCGCGCCCTCCGTGCAGAACGGCGCGCCCTTGCGACGGGGGCGCGGGGGAGGGGGCTAGGTGCGGTAGCGGAACTTGCCCTCTATGCGGTCTCGGTTGAGCTTGCGGTTGAGGTGCAGGCCGTCGAGGACGAACTCGGCGCCGGAGGCGAAGAGGGCCTCCTGCTTCCTGGGGTCTATGCCGAACTGTTGCACCATCGGCGCGAGGCCGCCCTCGCCGCCGAGGCGCTCGGCGTAGGCGAAGGAGGGCACCTCGCTGCCGGCCTCGACCTCGAGGCCCTCCTCGAAGCGGAGCTGGAGCTCGACGAAGTCGTTGGCGTCGAAGTGGCGGTTGAAGACGTTGAGCACGGCCTTCTTGGTGAGCTCGTCGACGACGCGGGCCTCGCGGCCGTCCTCGACGGTCTCGAGCTCCAGCTTGCCGAGGGTGGACGCGACGATGAAGGGGAGGTCGGAGACGCGCGGCACGGCCTGCGTCTCGTTGTAGCGGATGGCGCGGCGGAGGGCGCAGGCGGCGAGGGTCTCGTAGTTGGCGATGGAGACACGGACGGAGACGCCGGAGCGCTGGTTGATGTCGGCGCTGCGGCGGGCCAGGGACGTGAACTCGCCGATGATCTCTGCCATGAAATCGGGGACGACGACGGCCTCCTCAGTGTCGGCGAAGCGGGAGCGCTCCTGATCGACGATGGAGACCTCCTCCTCGACGGTCTTGGGGTAGTGGGTGCGGATGAGGGCGCCGTAGCGGTCCTTGAGCGGCGTGATGATGCGGCCGCGGTTGGTGTAGTCCTCCGGGTTGGCGCTGGCGACGACGTAGATGTCGAGGGGCAGGCGGACGCGGTG includes the following:
- a CDS encoding sigma 54-interacting transcriptional regulator codes for the protein MADAQKATTLGELRKSGHRVLPVREEIRRNLMARMRDGAALFPGVMGYEDTVIPQVENAVLAGQDIIFLGERGQAKSRIIRSLVGFLDEETPVVRGCEINDNPYAPICLGCRTRLAEEGDGLEIDWLPRDQRYAEKLATPDISVADLIGEIDPIKVAEGRYLSDELTIHFGLIPRANRGIFCINELPDLAERIQVGLFNLMEERDIQIRGHRVRLPLDIYVVASANPEDYTNRGRIITPLKDRYGALIRTHYPKTVEEEVSIVDQERSRFADTEEAVVVPDFMAEIIGEFTSLARRSADINQRSGVSVRVSIANYETLAACALRRAIRYNETQAVPRVSDLPFIVASTLGKLELETVEDGREARVVDELTKKAVLNVFNRHFDANDFVELQLRFEEGLEVEAGSEVPSFAYAERLGGEGGLAPMVQQFGIDPRKQEALFASGAEFVLDGLHLNRKLNRDRIEGKFRYRT